In a genomic window of Gossypium arboreum isolate Shixiya-1 chromosome 7, ASM2569848v2, whole genome shotgun sequence:
- the LOC108485796 gene encoding zinc finger protein CONSTANS-LIKE 4-like, producing the protein MASKLCDSCKLGTSDLFCRPHSAFLCCNCDSTTHAANHLASPHPRFCLCQVCEQAPARVTCKADAAALCVACDQHIHSANPLARQHVRLPIIPFYDSDNSVPAVKSNCAVNNFLGEPYFSAVDGDTYVNQEETEAASWLLPNPNHKAVESPVLYTGQFLFSEIDLYLDLDHVPLNLKIGTPEQTCSGTDAMVPTQSKSVEDPSVNHRCVNSDFTRSKPFASYGYNPHCHSFTESSSLEVGGVPDGSAMMREISKQQGRRTESMRELASAEREARVLRYKEKRKKRKFEKTIRYASRKSYAEMRPRIKGRFAKRTDFEPDRTNIYGF; encoded by the exons ATGGCGTCCAAGTTGTGTGACTCCTGCAAATTAGGCACCTCTGATCTCTTTTGCCGCCCTCACTCAGCGTTCCTTTGCTGTAACTGTGATTCCACTACCCACGCCGCCAACCACCTCGCCTCGCCTCACCCTCGTTTTTGCCTCTGTCAAGTCTGCGAGCAAGCGCCGGCTCGCGTCACCTGCAAGGCCGACGCCGCTGCTCTCTGCGTCGCCTGTGACCAACACATCCACTCAGCAAACCCTCTCGCCCGCCAGCATGTGCGCCTTCCTATTATCCCCTTCTATGACTCCGACAATTCAGTCCCTGCAGTCAAGTCCAACTGTGCCGTCAACAACTTCCTAGGCGAGCCGTACTTCTCGGCCGTCGATGGAGACACTTACGTCAACCAGGAGGAAACGGAGGCGGCTTCGTGGCTGCTTCCCAATCCTAACCATAAGGCTGTGGAGAGTCCTGTCCTGTACACGGGGCAGTTTTTATTCTCGGAGATTGACCTGTATTTGGATCTGGATCACGTGCCTTTGAATCTAAAAATCGGAACCCCGGAGCAGACCTGCTCTGGAACTGACGCAATGGTCCCTACCCAAAGCAAGAGCGTCGAAGATCCATCGGTTAACCATCGCTGCGTCAACTCGGACTTCACCCGATCCAAACCCTTCGCTAGTTATGGCTACAACCCTCACTGTCATAGCTTCACT GAATCATCATCATTGGAGGTTGGAGGGGTCCCAGATGGAAGTGCGATGATGAGGGAGATATCAAAGCAGCAAGGGAGAAGAACGGAGTCAATGCGTGAACTTGCATCAGCTGAAAGAGAAGCGAGGGTTCTGAGGtacaaagagaagagaaagaagaggaaaTTTGAGAAGACAATCCGTTACGCCTCGAGAAAATCTTACGCTGAAATGCGGCCTAGGATTAAAGGTAGGTTCGCCAAGCGCACTGACTTTGAACCCGATCGCACTAACATTTATGGATTCTAA